In Peromyscus maniculatus bairdii isolate BWxNUB_F1_BW_parent chromosome 21, HU_Pman_BW_mat_3.1, whole genome shotgun sequence, one DNA window encodes the following:
- the Scube3 gene encoding signal peptide, CUB and EGF-like domain-containing protein 3 isoform X1: protein MGSGRVPGFCLLVLLVHARAAQHGKAAQDVDECVEGTDHCHIDAICQNTPRSYKCICKSGYTGDGKHCKDVDECEREDNAGCVHDCVNIPGNYRCTCYDGFHLAHDGHNCLDVDECAEGNGGCQQSCVNMMGSYECHCREGFFLSDNQHTCIQRPEEGMNCMNKNHGCAHICRETPKGGIACECRPGFELTKNQRDCKLTCNYGNGGCQHTCDDTEQGPRCGCHVKFVLHTDGKTCIGERRLEQRVPTQAVSNETCAVNNGGCDSKCHDAATGVHCSCPVGFMLQPDRKTCKDIDECRLSNGGCDHICRNTVGSFECSCKKGYKLLINERSCQDIDECSFDRTCDHMCVNTPGSFQCLCHRGYLLYGVTHCGDVDECSINKGGCRFGCINTPGSYQCTCPAGQGRLHWNGKDCTEPVKCQGSPGASKAMLSCNRSGKKDTCALTCPSRARFLPESENGFTVSCGTPSPKAAPARVTHPGNSTTPNYCHEAAALSVKQRASFKVKDAKCRLHLRNRGRAEEASRAPGPGGTPCSDCQVTFIHLKCDSSRKGKGRRARTPGKEVTRLTLELEAEVRAEETTASCGLPCLRQRMERRLKGSLKMLRKSINQDRFLLRLAGLDYELAHKPGQGAGDRAEPAEVCRPGQHRAGTKCVSCPQGTYYHGQTEQCVPCPAGTFQEREGQLSCDLCPGSDAHGPLGATNVTTCAGQCPPGQHSVDGFKPCQPCPRGTYQPEAGRTLCFPCGGGLTTKHEGAISFQDCDTKVQCSPGHYYNTSTHRCIRCAMGSYQPHFRQNFCTRCPGNTSTDFDGSTSVAQCKNRQCGGELGEFTGYIESPNYPGNYPAGVECIWNINPPPKRKILIVVPEIFLPSEDECGDVLVMRKNSSPSSITTYETCQTYERPIAFTARSRKLWINFKTSEANSARGFQIPYVTYDEDYEQLVEDIVRDGRLYASENHQEILKASEYSLWQLTYTGTHQCAAKTLSASRTSCFLAHCHSPDERAEAQNSKELTRGRPGL, encoded by the exons ATGGGCTCGGGGCGCGTCCCCGGGTTCTGCCTGCTCGTCCTGCTGGTCCACGCGCGCGCCGCCCAGCATGGCAAAGCTGCGCAAG ATGTGGATGAATGCGTGGAAGGGACTGACCATTGCCACATTGATGCCATCTGCCAGAACACGCCGCGGTCGTACAAGTGCATCTGTAAGTCCGGCTACACTGGGGACGGAAAACACTGCAAAG ACGTGGATGAGTGTGAACGGGAGGACAACGCAGGCTGTGTACACGACTGTGTCAACATCCCTGGCAACTACCGATGTACCTGCTATGATGGATTCCACCTGGCCCATGACGGACACAACTGCCTGG ATGTGGATGAGTGTGCGGAAGGGAACGGCGGCTGCCAGCAGAGCTGTGTCAACATGATGGGCAGCTATGAATGCCACTGCCGAGAAGGCTTCTTCCTCAGCGACAACCAGCACACCTGTATCCAGCGGCCGGAAG AAGGAATGAACTGCATGAACAAGAACCATGGCTGTGCCCACATTTGCCGGGAGACTCCCAAGGGGGGCATTGCCTGTGAATGCCGCCCTGGCTTCGAGCTCACCAAGAACCAGCGAGACTGTAAAC TGACCTGTAACTACGGTAACGGTGGCTGCCAGCACACGTGCGACGACACAGAGCAGGGTCCCCGGTGCGGCTGCCACGTCAAGTTTGTGCTCCATACTGACGGGAAGACGTGCATCG GGGAGAGACGGCTAGAGCAGCGCGTGCCCACCCAGGCCGTTTCTAACG AGACCTGTGCCGTCAACAACGGAGGCTGCGACAGTAAGTGCCACGACGCAGCGACCGGGGTGCACTGCAGCTGCCCCGTGGGCTTCATGCTGCAGCCAGACCGGAAGACCTGCAAAG ACATAGACGAGTGCCGCTTAAGCAATGGGGGCTGCGACCACATCTGCCGCAACACGGTGGGCAGCTTTGAATGCAGCTGCAAGAAAGGCTACAAACTCCTCATCAACGAAAGGAGCTGCCAGG ACATAGACGAGTGCTCCTTCGATCGAACCTGTGACCACATGTGTGTCAACACGCCAGGAAGCTTCCAGTGTCTCTGCCATCGTGGCTACCTGCTGTATGGTGTCACTCACTGCGGGG ATGTGGACGAATGCAGCATCAATAAGGGAGGCTGCCGCTTTGGCTGCATCAACACCCCTGGCAGCTATCAGTGTACCTGCCCGGCGGGCCAGGGCCGCCTGCACTGGAACGGAAAGGATTGTACAG AGCCGGTGAAGTGTCAGGGCAGTCCTGGGGCCTCCAAAGCCATGCTTAGCTGCAATCGGTCTGGCAAGAAGGACACGTGTGCCCTGACCTGCCCCTCCAGGGCCCGGTTTTTGCCAG AGTCCGAGAATGGGTTCACCGTGAGCTGTGGTACCCCGAGCCCCAAAGCTGCTCCAGCCCGAGTCACCCACCCTGGGAACAGCACCACCCCCAACTACTGCCACG AAGCTGCCGCGCTGTCAGTTAAGCAGCGGGCCTCCTTCAAGGTCAAGGACGCCAAATGCCGTTTGCATCTGCGGAACAGAGGCCGAGCAGAGGAAGCCAGCAGAGCCCCGGGGCCAG GTGGTACCCCTTGCTCCGACTGCCAAGTCACCTTCATCCACCTTAAGTGTGACTCTTCTCGCAAGGGCAAGGGCCGACGGGCACGGACCCCCGGCAAGGAGGTTACCCGGCTCACCCTGGAATTGGAGGCTGAGGTCAGGGCGGAGGAAACCACAG CCAGCTGCGGGCTGCCTTGCCTCCGACAGAGGATGGAGCGAAGGCTGAAAGGGTCCCTGAAGATGCTCAGGAAGTCCATCAACCAGGACCGCTTCCTGCTGCGGCTGGCAGGCCTGGACTATGAGCTGGCCCACAAGCCAGGCCAGGGAGCTGGGGACCGAGCAGAGCCGGCGGAGGTCTGCAGGCCCGGGCAGCACCGGGCGGGCACCAAGTGTG TCAGCTGCCCGCAGGGAACGTATTACCACGGCCAGACGGAGCAGTGTGTGCCATGCCCAGCGGGCACCTTCCAGGAGAGGGAAGGGCAGCTCTCCTGCGACCTCTGCCCTGGGAGTGATGCCCATGGGCCTCTTGGAGCCACCAACGTCACCACGTGTGCAG GTCAGTGCCCACCTGGCCAACATTCAGTAGACGGGTTCAAGCCCTGCCAGCCATGCCCACGGGGCACCTATCAGCCCGAAGCAGGACGAACCCTGTGCTTCCCCTGTGGTGGAGGCCTCACTACCAAGCATGAGGGGGCAATCTCCTTCCAGGACTGTGACACCAAAG TCCAGTGCTCCCCGGGCCACTACTACAACACCAGCACCCACCGCTGCATCCGCTGTGCCATGGGCTCCTACCAGCCGCACTTCCGCCAGAACTTCTGCACCCGCTGCCCAGGAAACACAAGCACCGACTTTGACGGCTCTACCAGTGTGGCCCAGTGCAAGA ACCGGCAGTGTGGTGGGGAGCTGGGTGAATTCACTGGCTACATCGAGTCTCCCAACTACCCGGGCAACTACCCAGCGGGCGTGGAGTGTATCTGGAACATCAACCCCCCACCCAAGCGCAAGATCCTTATCGTGGTCCCTGAGATCTTCCTGCCATCCGAGGACGAGTGTGGGGACGTTCTCGTCATGAGAAAGAACT CCTCGCCATCCTCCATCACCACTTATGAGACCTGCCAGACCTATGAGCGTCCCATCGCTTTCACGGCCCGCTCCAGGAAACTCTGGATCAACTTCAAGACTAGTGAAGCCAACAGCGCTCGAGGCTTCCAGATTCCCTACGTGACCTATGATG AGGACTATGAGCAGCTGGTGGAAGACATAGTGCGGGACGGCCGGCTCTACGCCTCCGAAAACCACCAGGAGATCCTAAAGGCAAGTGAATATTCACTATGGCAGCTAACGTACACGGGCACACACCAATGTGCAGCTAAAACACTGAGTGCCAGCAGGACATCCTGTTTCCTGGCTCATTGCCACTCCCCAGATGAGAGAGCTGAGGCACAGAACTCTAAAGAGCTCACCCGTGGCCGGCCTGGGCTCTGA
- the Scube3 gene encoding signal peptide, CUB and EGF-like domain-containing protein 3 isoform X6 produces MGSGRVPGFCLLVLLVHARAAQHGKAAQDVDECVEGTDHCHIDAICQNTPRSYKCICKSGYTGDGKHCKDVDECEREDNAGCVHDCVNIPGNYRCTCYDGFHLAHDGHNCLDVDECAEGNGGCQQSCVNMMGSYECHCREGFFLSDNQHTCIQRPEEGMNCMNKNHGCAHICRETPKGGIACECRPGFELTKNQRDCKLTCNYGNGGCQHTCDDTEQGPRCGCHVKFVLHTDGKTCIGERRLEQRVPTQAVSNETCAVNNGGCDSKCHDAATGVHCSCPVGFMLQPDRKTCKDIDECRLSNGGCDHICRNTVGSFECSCKKGYKLLINERSCQDIDECSFDRTCDHMCVNTPGSFQCLCHRGYLLYGVTHCGDVDECSINKGGCRFGCINTPGSYQCTCPAGQGRLHWNGKDCTEPVKCQGSPGASKAMLSCNRSGKKDTCALTCPSRARFLPESENGFTVSCGTPSPKAAPARVTHPGNSTTPNYCHEAAALSVKQRASFKVKDAKCRLHLRNRGRAEEASRAPGPGGTPCSDCQVTFIHLKCDSSRKGKGRRARTPGKEVTRLTLELEAEVRAEETTASCGLPCLRQRMERRLKGSLKMLRKSINQDRFLLRLAGLDYELAHKPGQGAGDRAEPAEVCRPGQHRAGTKCGQCPPGQHSVDGFKPCQPCPRGTYQPEAGRTLCFPCGGGLTTKHEGAISFQDCDTKVQCSPGHYYNTSTHRCIRCAMGSYQPHFRQNFCTRCPGNTSTDFDGSTSVAQCKNRQCGGELGEFTGYIESPNYPGNYPAGVECIWNINPPPKRKILIVVPEIFLPSEDECGDVLVMRKNSSPSSITTYETCQTYERPIAFTARSRKLWINFKTSEANSARGFQIPYVTYDEDYEQLVEDIVRDGRLYASENHQEILKDKKLIKAFFEVLAHPQNYFKYTEKHKEMLPKSFIKLLRSKVSSFLRPYK; encoded by the exons ATGGGCTCGGGGCGCGTCCCCGGGTTCTGCCTGCTCGTCCTGCTGGTCCACGCGCGCGCCGCCCAGCATGGCAAAGCTGCGCAAG ATGTGGATGAATGCGTGGAAGGGACTGACCATTGCCACATTGATGCCATCTGCCAGAACACGCCGCGGTCGTACAAGTGCATCTGTAAGTCCGGCTACACTGGGGACGGAAAACACTGCAAAG ACGTGGATGAGTGTGAACGGGAGGACAACGCAGGCTGTGTACACGACTGTGTCAACATCCCTGGCAACTACCGATGTACCTGCTATGATGGATTCCACCTGGCCCATGACGGACACAACTGCCTGG ATGTGGATGAGTGTGCGGAAGGGAACGGCGGCTGCCAGCAGAGCTGTGTCAACATGATGGGCAGCTATGAATGCCACTGCCGAGAAGGCTTCTTCCTCAGCGACAACCAGCACACCTGTATCCAGCGGCCGGAAG AAGGAATGAACTGCATGAACAAGAACCATGGCTGTGCCCACATTTGCCGGGAGACTCCCAAGGGGGGCATTGCCTGTGAATGCCGCCCTGGCTTCGAGCTCACCAAGAACCAGCGAGACTGTAAAC TGACCTGTAACTACGGTAACGGTGGCTGCCAGCACACGTGCGACGACACAGAGCAGGGTCCCCGGTGCGGCTGCCACGTCAAGTTTGTGCTCCATACTGACGGGAAGACGTGCATCG GGGAGAGACGGCTAGAGCAGCGCGTGCCCACCCAGGCCGTTTCTAACG AGACCTGTGCCGTCAACAACGGAGGCTGCGACAGTAAGTGCCACGACGCAGCGACCGGGGTGCACTGCAGCTGCCCCGTGGGCTTCATGCTGCAGCCAGACCGGAAGACCTGCAAAG ACATAGACGAGTGCCGCTTAAGCAATGGGGGCTGCGACCACATCTGCCGCAACACGGTGGGCAGCTTTGAATGCAGCTGCAAGAAAGGCTACAAACTCCTCATCAACGAAAGGAGCTGCCAGG ACATAGACGAGTGCTCCTTCGATCGAACCTGTGACCACATGTGTGTCAACACGCCAGGAAGCTTCCAGTGTCTCTGCCATCGTGGCTACCTGCTGTATGGTGTCACTCACTGCGGGG ATGTGGACGAATGCAGCATCAATAAGGGAGGCTGCCGCTTTGGCTGCATCAACACCCCTGGCAGCTATCAGTGTACCTGCCCGGCGGGCCAGGGCCGCCTGCACTGGAACGGAAAGGATTGTACAG AGCCGGTGAAGTGTCAGGGCAGTCCTGGGGCCTCCAAAGCCATGCTTAGCTGCAATCGGTCTGGCAAGAAGGACACGTGTGCCCTGACCTGCCCCTCCAGGGCCCGGTTTTTGCCAG AGTCCGAGAATGGGTTCACCGTGAGCTGTGGTACCCCGAGCCCCAAAGCTGCTCCAGCCCGAGTCACCCACCCTGGGAACAGCACCACCCCCAACTACTGCCACG AAGCTGCCGCGCTGTCAGTTAAGCAGCGGGCCTCCTTCAAGGTCAAGGACGCCAAATGCCGTTTGCATCTGCGGAACAGAGGCCGAGCAGAGGAAGCCAGCAGAGCCCCGGGGCCAG GTGGTACCCCTTGCTCCGACTGCCAAGTCACCTTCATCCACCTTAAGTGTGACTCTTCTCGCAAGGGCAAGGGCCGACGGGCACGGACCCCCGGCAAGGAGGTTACCCGGCTCACCCTGGAATTGGAGGCTGAGGTCAGGGCGGAGGAAACCACAG CCAGCTGCGGGCTGCCTTGCCTCCGACAGAGGATGGAGCGAAGGCTGAAAGGGTCCCTGAAGATGCTCAGGAAGTCCATCAACCAGGACCGCTTCCTGCTGCGGCTGGCAGGCCTGGACTATGAGCTGGCCCACAAGCCAGGCCAGGGAGCTGGGGACCGAGCAGAGCCGGCGGAGGTCTGCAGGCCCGGGCAGCACCGGGCGGGCACCAAGTGTG GTCAGTGCCCACCTGGCCAACATTCAGTAGACGGGTTCAAGCCCTGCCAGCCATGCCCACGGGGCACCTATCAGCCCGAAGCAGGACGAACCCTGTGCTTCCCCTGTGGTGGAGGCCTCACTACCAAGCATGAGGGGGCAATCTCCTTCCAGGACTGTGACACCAAAG TCCAGTGCTCCCCGGGCCACTACTACAACACCAGCACCCACCGCTGCATCCGCTGTGCCATGGGCTCCTACCAGCCGCACTTCCGCCAGAACTTCTGCACCCGCTGCCCAGGAAACACAAGCACCGACTTTGACGGCTCTACCAGTGTGGCCCAGTGCAAGA ACCGGCAGTGTGGTGGGGAGCTGGGTGAATTCACTGGCTACATCGAGTCTCCCAACTACCCGGGCAACTACCCAGCGGGCGTGGAGTGTATCTGGAACATCAACCCCCCACCCAAGCGCAAGATCCTTATCGTGGTCCCTGAGATCTTCCTGCCATCCGAGGACGAGTGTGGGGACGTTCTCGTCATGAGAAAGAACT CCTCGCCATCCTCCATCACCACTTATGAGACCTGCCAGACCTATGAGCGTCCCATCGCTTTCACGGCCCGCTCCAGGAAACTCTGGATCAACTTCAAGACTAGTGAAGCCAACAGCGCTCGAGGCTTCCAGATTCCCTACGTGACCTATGATG AGGACTATGAGCAGCTGGTGGAAGACATAGTGCGGGACGGCCGGCTCTACGCCTCCGAAAACCACCAGGAGATCCTAAAG GACAAGAAGCTGATCAAGGCCTTCTTTGAGGTCCTGGCCCACCCCCAAAACTACTtcaagtacacagagaaacacaaggaGATGCTACCCAAATCCTTCATCAAGCTGCTCCGCTCCAAAGTCTCCAGCTTCTTGAGGCCTTACAAATAG
- the Scube3 gene encoding signal peptide, CUB and EGF-like domain-containing protein 3 isoform X4, which yields MGSGRVPGFCLLVLLVHARAAQHGKAAQDVDECVEGTDHCHIDAICQNTPRSYKCICKSGYTGDGKHCKDVDECEREDNAGCVHDCVNIPGNYRCTCYDGFHLAHDGHNCLDVDECAEGNGGCQQSCVNMMGSYECHCREGFFLSDNQHTCIQRPEEGMNCMNKNHGCAHICRETPKGGIACECRPGFELTKNQRDCKLTCNYGNGGCQHTCDDTEQGPRCGCHVKFVLHTDGKTCIETCAVNNGGCDSKCHDAATGVHCSCPVGFMLQPDRKTCKDIDECRLSNGGCDHICRNTVGSFECSCKKGYKLLINERSCQDIDECSFDRTCDHMCVNTPGSFQCLCHRGYLLYGVTHCGDVDECSINKGGCRFGCINTPGSYQCTCPAGQGRLHWNGKDCTEPVKCQGSPGASKAMLSCNRSGKKDTCALTCPSRARFLPESENGFTVSCGTPSPKAAPARVTHPGNSTTPNYCHEAAALSVKQRASFKVKDAKCRLHLRNRGRAEEASRAPGPGGTPCSDCQVTFIHLKCDSSRKGKGRRARTPGKEVTRLTLELEAEVRAEETTASCGLPCLRQRMERRLKGSLKMLRKSINQDRFLLRLAGLDYELAHKPGQGAGDRAEPAEVCRPGQHRAGTKCVSCPQGTYYHGQTEQCVPCPAGTFQEREGQLSCDLCPGSDAHGPLGATNVTTCAGQCPPGQHSVDGFKPCQPCPRGTYQPEAGRTLCFPCGGGLTTKHEGAISFQDCDTKVQCSPGHYYNTSTHRCIRCAMGSYQPHFRQNFCTRCPGNTSTDFDGSTSVAQCKNRQCGGELGEFTGYIESPNYPGNYPAGVECIWNINPPPKRKILIVVPEIFLPSEDECGDVLVMRKNSSPSSITTYETCQTYERPIAFTARSRKLWINFKTSEANSARGFQIPYVTYDEDYEQLVEDIVRDGRLYASENHQEILKDKKLIKAFFEVLAHPQNYFKYTEKHKEMLPKSFIKLLRSKVSSFLRPYK from the exons ATGGGCTCGGGGCGCGTCCCCGGGTTCTGCCTGCTCGTCCTGCTGGTCCACGCGCGCGCCGCCCAGCATGGCAAAGCTGCGCAAG ATGTGGATGAATGCGTGGAAGGGACTGACCATTGCCACATTGATGCCATCTGCCAGAACACGCCGCGGTCGTACAAGTGCATCTGTAAGTCCGGCTACACTGGGGACGGAAAACACTGCAAAG ACGTGGATGAGTGTGAACGGGAGGACAACGCAGGCTGTGTACACGACTGTGTCAACATCCCTGGCAACTACCGATGTACCTGCTATGATGGATTCCACCTGGCCCATGACGGACACAACTGCCTGG ATGTGGATGAGTGTGCGGAAGGGAACGGCGGCTGCCAGCAGAGCTGTGTCAACATGATGGGCAGCTATGAATGCCACTGCCGAGAAGGCTTCTTCCTCAGCGACAACCAGCACACCTGTATCCAGCGGCCGGAAG AAGGAATGAACTGCATGAACAAGAACCATGGCTGTGCCCACATTTGCCGGGAGACTCCCAAGGGGGGCATTGCCTGTGAATGCCGCCCTGGCTTCGAGCTCACCAAGAACCAGCGAGACTGTAAAC TGACCTGTAACTACGGTAACGGTGGCTGCCAGCACACGTGCGACGACACAGAGCAGGGTCCCCGGTGCGGCTGCCACGTCAAGTTTGTGCTCCATACTGACGGGAAGACGTGCATCG AGACCTGTGCCGTCAACAACGGAGGCTGCGACAGTAAGTGCCACGACGCAGCGACCGGGGTGCACTGCAGCTGCCCCGTGGGCTTCATGCTGCAGCCAGACCGGAAGACCTGCAAAG ACATAGACGAGTGCCGCTTAAGCAATGGGGGCTGCGACCACATCTGCCGCAACACGGTGGGCAGCTTTGAATGCAGCTGCAAGAAAGGCTACAAACTCCTCATCAACGAAAGGAGCTGCCAGG ACATAGACGAGTGCTCCTTCGATCGAACCTGTGACCACATGTGTGTCAACACGCCAGGAAGCTTCCAGTGTCTCTGCCATCGTGGCTACCTGCTGTATGGTGTCACTCACTGCGGGG ATGTGGACGAATGCAGCATCAATAAGGGAGGCTGCCGCTTTGGCTGCATCAACACCCCTGGCAGCTATCAGTGTACCTGCCCGGCGGGCCAGGGCCGCCTGCACTGGAACGGAAAGGATTGTACAG AGCCGGTGAAGTGTCAGGGCAGTCCTGGGGCCTCCAAAGCCATGCTTAGCTGCAATCGGTCTGGCAAGAAGGACACGTGTGCCCTGACCTGCCCCTCCAGGGCCCGGTTTTTGCCAG AGTCCGAGAATGGGTTCACCGTGAGCTGTGGTACCCCGAGCCCCAAAGCTGCTCCAGCCCGAGTCACCCACCCTGGGAACAGCACCACCCCCAACTACTGCCACG AAGCTGCCGCGCTGTCAGTTAAGCAGCGGGCCTCCTTCAAGGTCAAGGACGCCAAATGCCGTTTGCATCTGCGGAACAGAGGCCGAGCAGAGGAAGCCAGCAGAGCCCCGGGGCCAG GTGGTACCCCTTGCTCCGACTGCCAAGTCACCTTCATCCACCTTAAGTGTGACTCTTCTCGCAAGGGCAAGGGCCGACGGGCACGGACCCCCGGCAAGGAGGTTACCCGGCTCACCCTGGAATTGGAGGCTGAGGTCAGGGCGGAGGAAACCACAG CCAGCTGCGGGCTGCCTTGCCTCCGACAGAGGATGGAGCGAAGGCTGAAAGGGTCCCTGAAGATGCTCAGGAAGTCCATCAACCAGGACCGCTTCCTGCTGCGGCTGGCAGGCCTGGACTATGAGCTGGCCCACAAGCCAGGCCAGGGAGCTGGGGACCGAGCAGAGCCGGCGGAGGTCTGCAGGCCCGGGCAGCACCGGGCGGGCACCAAGTGTG TCAGCTGCCCGCAGGGAACGTATTACCACGGCCAGACGGAGCAGTGTGTGCCATGCCCAGCGGGCACCTTCCAGGAGAGGGAAGGGCAGCTCTCCTGCGACCTCTGCCCTGGGAGTGATGCCCATGGGCCTCTTGGAGCCACCAACGTCACCACGTGTGCAG GTCAGTGCCCACCTGGCCAACATTCAGTAGACGGGTTCAAGCCCTGCCAGCCATGCCCACGGGGCACCTATCAGCCCGAAGCAGGACGAACCCTGTGCTTCCCCTGTGGTGGAGGCCTCACTACCAAGCATGAGGGGGCAATCTCCTTCCAGGACTGTGACACCAAAG TCCAGTGCTCCCCGGGCCACTACTACAACACCAGCACCCACCGCTGCATCCGCTGTGCCATGGGCTCCTACCAGCCGCACTTCCGCCAGAACTTCTGCACCCGCTGCCCAGGAAACACAAGCACCGACTTTGACGGCTCTACCAGTGTGGCCCAGTGCAAGA ACCGGCAGTGTGGTGGGGAGCTGGGTGAATTCACTGGCTACATCGAGTCTCCCAACTACCCGGGCAACTACCCAGCGGGCGTGGAGTGTATCTGGAACATCAACCCCCCACCCAAGCGCAAGATCCTTATCGTGGTCCCTGAGATCTTCCTGCCATCCGAGGACGAGTGTGGGGACGTTCTCGTCATGAGAAAGAACT CCTCGCCATCCTCCATCACCACTTATGAGACCTGCCAGACCTATGAGCGTCCCATCGCTTTCACGGCCCGCTCCAGGAAACTCTGGATCAACTTCAAGACTAGTGAAGCCAACAGCGCTCGAGGCTTCCAGATTCCCTACGTGACCTATGATG AGGACTATGAGCAGCTGGTGGAAGACATAGTGCGGGACGGCCGGCTCTACGCCTCCGAAAACCACCAGGAGATCCTAAAG GACAAGAAGCTGATCAAGGCCTTCTTTGAGGTCCTGGCCCACCCCCAAAACTACTtcaagtacacagagaaacacaaggaGATGCTACCCAAATCCTTCATCAAGCTGCTCCGCTCCAAAGTCTCCAGCTTCTTGAGGCCTTACAAATAG